The genomic DNA GGTGCCGTCGGCGATGAGGTCGCCGGCCTTCCGCGCCACGGCGAGCGGCCCGGGCAGGCTCTCGACGTTGAGCGCGGCCAGCACCGCCCAGACGGCCACGCCCGCGGCGAGGGCGATGACGTTCAGTACGAGGGAGCGGACCTGGCCGCGCCGCTCGCTGCGGCGCGTGCGTGGCCGGGCGGCCCGCTTGCGGGGTGTGGTGATCACGGCCATTCGTACCTCGTTCGTCTCACGCGTCGTCCTGGGGACCGGCGTCTGCGGGGTAGTGGGAGAGCAGGGGGGATTCGTGCAGCACCAGCGCGATGGCGCCGAGTGCGCCGCCGGTGGCGCCGAGGGTCGCGGGGCGCAGCACCACGCGGTCGCGGGAGGCGGGCATGATGTGGGCGGCGAGCGCCTTCTCTACGGGGCCGGTGAGCGCCTCGCCGGCGCGGGCGAGTTCGCCGCCGATGACGATGACGCCGGGTCCTATGGCGTTGCAGACGGCGGCGAGCACGGTGCCGATGTGGGCGCCGGCGACGGCGAGGACGGCGCGGGCCGCGGGGTCGCCGGCGGACAGCGCGGCGGTGAAGGCGGCGAGGTCGTCGGCGCGGCCGCCGGCGGCGCGGTAGGCGTCGAGTACGGCGCCGACGGAGGCGACGGTCTCCAGACAGCCGGCGCCGCCGCACTCGCAGGGCGCGCCGGCCGGTACGGCGGTGACGTGGCCGAGTTCGCCGGAGAGCCCGAAGGCGCCGCGGTGCAGCGAGCCGCCGACGACGAGCCCGCCGCCGACGCCGTGCGAGACGCGCAGGTAGAGCACGTCGGCGTCGTCGGCGGCGGCACCCCAGGTGGCCTCCGCGAGCGCGGCGAGGCGGGTGTTGTTGTCCAGGAGTACGGGCACGCCGAAGCTCTTGCGCAGCAGGTCCGATAGCACGTCGAGGCGGCGGTCGCCGGCGGTGAGGTCGCCGGGGGCGCCGATGGGGCCGACGACGCCGACGCCGATGGCGTCGAGGGCGCCGAGGCGCAGCACGCCGCCGGTGAGGGTGCCGACGAGCCGTTCCGCGAGCCGTACGCGCTCCTCCCATGGCAGGTCGGGGGCGTGCTGTTCGCTGGCGGAGCCGACGATCTCGTGGGCGACGTTGACGGCGGCGACGTGGACGGCGCGGCGGGCGAAGTCGATGCCGAGGGCCTGCCCGGCGTCGGGGTTGAGGGACAGCTTCTCCACGGGCCGGCCGCGCCGGCGCTCCTCGGCGAGCGGCACGGCGGCGACGACGGCGCCGCTGGCGATGAGGTCGCCGACGATGTCGTAGAGCGTGGTGCGGGACAGCCCGCAGCGGGTCCCGAGTTCGCCGCGGCTGAGGGGGCCGTGCTTGCGCAGCAGGGAGAGCACGAGCTCTTCGTGCTCGCGGCGGAGGCGGGAGAGGGGGCCTGCGGAGGGGTGCATGGCCGACAGCATGGGGACGCCCCGAGTTTTTCGTCAACAGGTCGGAAAAAAGAAACACACGGCCGCAAGACTCCCGTCACAAAACTCCGTTGCGCCTGCTGCACGATGGGGTCTTGCGTGACCTGCGGCGATGCTCCGCGGCACGGACCGGGCGGCGGCTGCGGCCCGACCGGATTATTTTTCCGACCTGTTGACGAAAATCTTCGGGCGTTCGCATGCTGTGCGCCAGGCTGCCGCCGGCGCGAGCGGCACGACGAGGGAGGACGAGAGAAGATGACCCACTCAGCGAGCGGTTCGTCCATCGGCCGGCGGTCCCTGCTGGCCGGCGCCGGCTCCGTGGGAGCGGCGGCGGCACTGGCGCCCGTACCGGCGTCCGCGGCAACTCCCCCTGACGCGGCCCCGGCCGGGGGCGGAGGCGACGCCGCGGGGAACTGGCCGGACCCCGAGCCGTACGGGCTCGCCGACACCCGCGCCGACCTGTGGCCGCGCGACGACAACTCCTTCGTGCTGCCGCTGGAGTTGCGCCCCCGCGACGAGGAGCGCGGCGTGGTGTGGATGCGCGACACGTACGTCAACTGCTTCTCCGTCGACGGCCGTCCGCTGTACGTCGCCACCGGCACCACCCGCGTCCCCGGGCTGGAGACCGCGAGCCCGTGGAACGACGGGATCTTCGTCTGGACGGCCCGCTCCCTGCACGGCCCCTGGAAGCTGGCCGACACCACCGGCATCCGGCCGGACGCGGAGAAGGGCAAGGTGTGGTCGCCTGAGTTCGCCGGCGAGAACCGGCCGGGGCGCACCGTCGTCGCGCCGTGGCAGGAGTACTGGCACGACGACATGTTCGGCAAGCGCGCCAACGCCTGGGCGCCGGAGGTGCACTACTTCGACGGGCGCTGGTACATCGTGGCGTGCATGGGCGACCACTCGCGTCTGGTCGGCTCGTTCATGCTGGTGAGCGAGGGCGGGGTGGAGGGCCCTTACCGGCTGGTCGAGGGCAACCTCGACAAGCCGTTCGGCGACCCGGTCAGGGGCGGCCCGGCGTTCATCGAGCCCGGCGCTTACCACCACATCGACGGCAGCCTCTACAGCGAGGGCGACGACGCCTGGCTGGTCCTCCACAACGACCTGTACGCGAAGTTCCGCGACGACATGGAGGACATCGTCCCCGCGACGAGTCTGCCGCGCTTCGAGCAGCAGCGCTACTCCCCCGAGCCGTATCTGGAGGGCGCCTACGTCTTCAAGCACCGCGGGAAGTACTTCCTGCTGCACGCCGCGTGGGACCGGGCCTCGCTCGACGCGTACGGCAGCACGCGGCACGCGTACGAGCCGGGCGGCGCCGGCCGGGTGCAGTACCAGTACGACGCGGTGGTGGCCGTCGCCGACCGCTTCGAGGGCCCGTACTCCAGGCGCTGGACGGCGGGCGTGGGCGCCGGGCACAACAACTTCTTCGCCGACGCGGGCGGCCGGTTGTGGGCGACGTTCTTCCGCAACCCCAACTTCGGCTACTGGGCCGACCCCGCCCGCATCGCCGACGCCGCCGTCCCCGGCGTCGTACGCCTGGAGTGGACCGGCGGCCGCGACGGGCGCATCTACGTGCAGCGCCGCCGGGGGCGTACGGCCGCGGACTGACCGCGCTCCCCCGCTCCCTCCCGGCCCGCGGGTGATCGCCGCCAAGGGTCCCGGCGCGCGGCGGACCGGTGGCAGACTGGCACCGGTCCGCCGAAGGAGCACGCAGTGTCGATGATCAAAAGCCTCCGCCACGTGGTGCGCAGGGCACCCCGGCGCACGGTGGACCTGAGCCACCACGCCCGCTCGCCGCTCGGCAACGCGGTGGTGAACTGCGTGTCCTACCTGGACGGCGCCCGGCTCCAGCAGGGCAACTGCCCGGCCGCCGAGGCGCTGCGGCAGGTGCGCAGGCGCGGGCACGGCTTCGTGTGGATCGGGCTGCACGAACCGCGGCAGGAGGAGTTCGCCGGTTTCGCGGACCTCTTCGGGCTGCATCCGCTCGCGGTGGAGGACGCGGTGCACGCGCACCAGCGGCCCAAGGTCGAGCAGTACGACGACACGCTCTTCGCCGTCTTCAAGACCGTGCGCTACGTGGAGCACGCGGAGCTGACCGCGACCAGCGAGGTCGTCGACACCGGCGAGCTGATGGTCTTCGCAGGACCCGACTTCGTGATCACCATCCGGCACGGGCCGCACGGCTCGCTGGGCCCGCTGCGGGAGGCGCTGGAGGCGGCGCCCGAGCAGCTCGCCCAGGGCCCGGCGGCGGTGCTGCACGCGATAGCCGACCACGTCGTCGACGACTACCTCGCGGTGACCGACGCGGTGCAGCGCGACATCGACGACGTGGAGTCCGCCGTCTTCAGCGAGCACGCCCGCAGCGGCGACGCGGGCCGGATCTACCAGCTCAAGCGCGAGCTGCTGGAGCTGCGCCGGGCCGTCGCCCCGCTGGACCGGCCGCTGCAGCGCCTCGCGACTCATCCCATACCGCACATCGCGCCGGGGATCCGGGCCTACTTCCGGGACGTGGCCGACCACCTCCAGCGGATCACCGACCAGATCACGTCGTACGACGCGCTGCTGGACTCCATCCTCCAGGCGCATCTGGCGCAGGTGACCGTGGCGCAGAACGAGGACATGCGAAAGATCACGGCATGGGCGGCGATCATCGCGATCCCGACCATGGTGTGCGGGGTGTACGGGATGAACTTCGACTACATGCCGGGGCTGGAGTCGGTCTACGGGTATCCGGCGACGCTGCTGGTCATCGCGGTGGCCTGTTACGTGGTGCACCGGGGGTTCCGGCGCAACGGCTGGCTCTGAGGCCCGTAGCACGGCCCTGGGACAGGTGTCCGGATCCGGCGGGCGAACGCCACTCCGATCCGTTACGAAGTTGGCGTCCTTCTTGACTTAGAATCTGTCCACCGTAGGATCGGAGTCGGCGACAGCCACAGGAAACAGGAAGACCTCGTACGGCAGGAGACGAAGACTCCGACATGCGCGTACGCCGCCGTTTCGAACCGCACGGCTGCCCGGAGCCCGGTTCGAGGGTCGCGTCCAGGCGTAAACCGGCCACACCGCACGGTTCCCGCCCGGCTGCCCCGGCGCTTCCGCACCTCCTCCGCCCCGCGGCCCCCGAGCACCGCACCCTCAACCGCATGGTCCGGAAGGATTTTCATGGCCGACAAGCCTGAAGCACACGTCACCGACACCAACCCGGAGGGGGCGGCAGGCTGCCCCGTCGCGCACGGCCGCGCCCCGCACCCGACCCAGGGCGGCGGCAACCGCCAGTGGTGGCCCGAGCGCCTCAACGTGAAGATCCTCGCCAAGAACCAGCCCGCCTCCAACCCTCTCGGCGAGGACTTCGACTACGCCGAGGCGTTCCGGAGCCTGGACCTGGCCGCGGTCAAGCGGGACATCGCCGAGGTGCTGACGACCTCGCAGGACTGGTGGCCGGCGGACTTCGGGAACTACGGCCCGCTGATCATCCGGATGGCGTGGCACAGCGCCGGTACGTACCGCATCCACGACGGCCGCGGCGGCGCCGGCGCCGGCCAGCAGCGCTTCGCCCCGCTGAACAGTTGGCCGGACAACGGCAACCTCGACAAGGCCCGCCGGCTGCTGTGGCCCGTGAAGCAGAAGTACGGCCAGAACCTCTCCTGGGCCGACCTGCTGATCCTCTCCGGCAACGTCGCGCTGGAGTCGATGGGCTTCGCCACCTTCGGCTTCGCCGGCGGCCGCGCGGACGTCTGGGAGGCCGAGGAGGACGTCTACTGGGGCCCCGAGACCGAGTGGCTCGGCGACAGCCGCTACAGCGGCGACCGCGAGCTGGAGAACCCGCTGGGCGCCGTGCAGATGGGCCTCATCTACGTCAACCCCGAGGGCCCCAACGGCAACCCCGACCCGATCGCCGCGGCCCGCGACATCCGCGAGACCTTCCGCCGGATGGCGATGAACGACGAGGAGACCGTCGCCCTCATCGCCGGCGGCCACACCTTCGGCAAGACCCACGGCAACGGCCCCGCCGACGCCGTGGGCCCCGCCCCCGAGGGCGCCCCGGTCGAGGCCATGGGCCTGGGGTGGATCAGCACCCACGCCAGCGGCAAGGGCGGCGACGCGATCACCAGCGGCCTTGAGGGCATCTGGACCGACACCCCCACCACCTGGGACAACAGCTTCTTCGAGATCCTCTTCGGCTACGAGTGGGAGCTGTTCAAGAGCCCCGCGGGCGCCAACCAGTGGCGGCCGAAGGACGGCGCCGGCGCGGACAGCGTGCCCGACGCCCACGACCCGTCGAAGCGGCACGCCCCGACGATGCTGACGACGGACCTGTCGCTGCGCGTCGACCCGTCGTACGAGCAGATCTCGCGGCGCTTCAGGGACAACCCCGCGGAGTTCGCGGACGCCTTCGCCCGCGCCTGGTTCAAGCTCACCCACCGCGACATGGGCCCGAAGGTGCGCTACCTCGGCCCGGAGGTGCCGGCCGAGAACCTGATCTGGCAGGACCCGCTGCCGGAGGTCGCGCACGAACTGGTCGACGCGGCGGACGTCGCGGCGCTGAAGGCCAAGGTGCTGGAGTCCGGCCTGTCGGTCTCCGAACTGGTCTCCACGGCGTGGGCGTCGGCGTCGACGTACCGCGACAGCGACAAGCGCGGCGGCGCCAACGGCGCCCGCATCCGGCTGCAGCCGCAGATCGGCTGGGACGTCAACGAGCCGGACCGGCTGGCGCGGGTGCTGCGCACGCTGGAGGGCGTGCAGGAGGAGTTCAACGCGGCGCAGTCCGGCGGCAAGCGGATCTCGCTCGCCGACCTGATCGTCCTCGCCGGCGCCGCGGGCGTCGAGAAGGCGGCCGGGGACGGCGGCGTCGAGGTCCAGGTCCCGTTCGCCCCGGGCCGTGCCGACGCCACCGAGGAGCAGACGGACACCGAGTCCTTCGCCGCGCTGGAGCCGGCCGCGGACGGCTTCCGCAACTACCTGGGCAAGGACACCCGGCTGCCGGCCGAGTACCTGCTGCTCGACCGCGCCAACCTCCTCGGCCTGACCGCCCCGGAGACGACCGTCCTCGTCGGCGGCCTGCGCGTGCTGGGCGCCAACCACCAGCAGTCCGCGCAGGGCGCGCTCACCGAGGCCCCGGGCACGCTGACGAACGACTTCTTCGTCAACCTGCTCGACCTGGACACCACGTGGACGTCCGCCAACGGCGACGGCCAGCTCTTCGAGGGCCGCGACCCGGCCACCGGCGAGGTCAAGTGGACGGGCACGCGGGCGGACCTGGTGTTCGGCTCGAACTCGGAGCTGCGCGCGGTGGCGGAGGTGTACGCGAGCGACGACGCGAAGGAGAAGTTCGTGCACGACTTCGTCGCGGCGTGGCACAAGGTCATGATGCTGGACCGCTTCGACCTGGACTGAGTCCGGTCCGGTCCCGATCCGACCCGTCCGGGCCGGCCCCCTTCCTCGCGAGGGGGGCCGGCCCGGCGGCTTTCCGGCCGTGCTACGCGGCCATCGTCACCGACGTCCGGGCGAGGGCCGGGGTGCGGCGGCCGCGGCGGGTGCGGCGGTCGTCGGCGAAGACGACGGCGCGGAGGACCGCGAAGCGGCCTATGCCCGCCAGGGCCGACGCGGAGAGGTAGACGGCCTGTTCGGTGACGACCGAGGGGTTCGGCTGCGCCGCGTGCAGCGCCAGCAGCGCGGCGGTGGTGAAGGCGTAGCAGACGGCGACCGTCAGCGCCGACTGGAGGTGGACCCGCCAGCCGCCGCGCTCGCTGCGGAACGACACCCGGCCGTGCAGCTCGGTGGCGAGCAGCGTCGAGACCACGGTGATCAGCGCGTTGGCGACCATCATCGGCATGGCACCGTCGAGGAGCACGAGCGCGCCGCTGGAGGCCAGCCCGACGCCGCCACCGCAGGCCACGAACCGGGCGAAGGCCGCGACGGCCGGGCGGCTGGGGAGCTGAATCACGGTGTCCTCCGAAGTCGGTGCGCACCGCCGTTGCGATGACACCCTCGAAGTTACGGATCATCCGGACCCGGCACGATCCGGGTTCCCCCCGGCCTTGGTAGGGGTTACCCCCCCTCCGCCCCTGAGGGCTGGCCTCCCCCCGTGGTAGCGCTCAGGGCCACCGCACCCACCGGTCCCGGCCCCGAACCCGCCCTCCTACCAGCGCAGTTCCCCCGTCTCGTCCTGGAACGTCCCGGTCGGCCCGGCGCCGCCGAGGGTCGCCAGCCGTACGACGGTCCGCGCGCTCTCCGCCGCCGTCCTGCCGCCGCCGAACCCGGCGGTGAGGTCGGTGGCGGTGAACCCGGGCTCGATCGCGTTGAACCCGATGCCCGGCTCGGACTTGGCGTACTGGACGGTGAGCATCGTGGCCGCGGCCTTGGACGCGGAGTACAGCGCCGTCGGCAGGTGGTACTCCGGCCGGCCGGGGTTGTTCACCGCCCAGAACGACCCGGCGCTGCTCGACACCGTCACCACCGCGGGGTCGGCGGACTTCCGCAGCAGCGGGGCGCCGAGGTAGACGTCGTGGCCCAGCTCGACGAGCTGCCTGGCCGTCTCGAAACCTATGCCCTTGTTGGCACCGGTGATCAGCGTGATGGTCATGCGTCTCCTCGGGACACCACGGCGCCAGACTTCCGCAGCACCACCCGCCCGGCACACCCGCGGGGCCGCCTCGGCGTCCAGGGCGCCCCTGGCCGCGGGCGACTCATCCCGCGAGGTACGCGACCTCCTCGCCGACTGGCGCACCACCGCGTACTCCCGCATCCGCGACCGCTTCGAACGGGCCGTCGAGGAGGGCGACCTGCCCGCGGAGAGCGACCCGGCCCTGCTGGCCCGCTACGTAGCCACCCTGGCCTTCGGCATCGCCGTCCAGGCGGCGAGCGGCGTCCCCCGCGAAGACCTCCAGCAGATGGCCACCGCGGCGCCGGCCTCGGGCCCCCTCCACTGAGGGATACCGGCCGCGCGCTTCACCGCCCGGGCGGCCGGGGTCCGGTTGCGACGGGCGGTGCGGCGGAGGGGTTCAGCGGACGACGTCGAAGACGTTCTTCTGGATGCCGTTGGCGTACGCCTCGGCGGAGACCAGCTTCAGCTTCTGGGTGTCCTTGGACGTGTCGCTGTACAGGCGCTTGCCCGCGCCCAGCAGCAGGGGGAAGACCAGCAGGTGGTAGCGGTCGATGAGGCCCGCGTCCGCCAGGCTGTGGTTGAGGGTCGCGCTGCCGTGGACGATGATCGGCGCGCCCTCCGTCTCCTTCAGGGCGGCGATGTCGTCGAGGGAGCGCAGGATGGTGATGTCACCCCAGTCGGTGACGAGGTCGTCCGCGGCGAGGGTGGTGGAGACGACGTACTTCGGCAGCACCTTGTATCTGGCGAACTCCTCCATGCCCGGCCACACCGGGCTGAACGCCTCGTAGCTGACGCGGCCCATCATCAGCGCGCCGGCTTCCTCCTGCTCTTCGCCCTTGAGCGCGTACGCCTCGGGGAGGAACTCGGTCTCCTTGAAGGTCCAGCCGGAGTTGCGGTAGCCGGGCTCGCCGCCCGGGGCCTCCATGACGCCGTCGAGGGAGACGAAGGCGGTGCTGATGAGAGTGCGCATGGTTGTCGCTCCTGATCCGGTGGTGGCTGCGGCGGGGTGGCCCCGCGCCGCTTGCGGTCATCCCTTACGACGGCACCGGCACCCGAAAGTCATCGCCCGCCGCGCGCCCGCCTTTCGGCAGCCCGGCTTCAGCAGCCCGGCCTCAGTAGCGCAGCACCGCCGCGATGCGGGCGTGGTCCGCGAGGGCGTCGTCGGGGACGAACGTGACGTCGGCGCCGGTGTCGAGGGCCTGCTCGACGATCTCGTCCACGATGTCGTGGCGGGCCTGCGGGTCGTCGTCCTCGGCCGGGACCAGGTGGTCGTCGTCGGCCGCGCGCACGGTGATGCGGTAGTTCTCCTCCACGACCAGGCGGTGGACGCGGCCGTCGGTGACCTTCGACCACACCTCGTCCACCCCGCCCGCGAACGCCCGGCGCCCCCGGGCCTCGTCCAGCGCGGCGATGGCCGCGGCGGCATGCTGGCGCGCCTGCGTCTCCAGGGCCGGGGCGACGGTGCGGGCGACCGCGTCCGGCGGGCCCTGGGCCAGGCCGCCGTGCGGGATGTGGACGGCGGTGGCGGAGGCGGTGCCGGTGTCGGCGAGGAGGGCCAGGGCGGCGTCCGCGCCGGTGGCGTAGAGGGGCCGGGGGTCCCTGGCGAGGACGGTGTGCAGCGCGGCGTCGGCGTCGCGCAGGAAGATGCGGACCTCCTCGTCGCGGAACGTGCTGGGCGTGTCCCCGATCCGCTCCTCGCGCTCCGCGTCCGGGTTGTCCACGGTCCTGGTCATCGGGAAGCCATCGGCGGTGGCCTCGGTGACGCGCTCGCCCGAGCCGCTCCACAGGGTGACGCGGTCGGCGGCCAGGGACAGCACCCAGTACGGGCGCTGCGCCGCGTAGGCCGCCACCAGGTTGCGGGTGAGGAACGAGTCGGCCAGCACGACCCGTTCGGGGACGGCGCGCGGGAGGGCGTACACGTGGTGCTCGGCCACGGTGGCGAAGATGACGAGGCCGTCGAGCGCCAGGGAGAGGTCGGTCTCCTCGACGGCCGCGTTGAGCTGCGCGCGGATCTCGTCGCGGGCCGCGCGCGTCACGCCGGGGTCGCGGTCGAGCTGCCGCTCGGCCTCGGCGATGACGTTGCGCAGCCGTACGGAGTCCTCCGCGTTGCGCGGCGCGCGCCGGTGCGTGGGCAGCGTGAGCGACACGGCGGGGTACGGGCGCCGCTCGCGCAGCTCCGCGAGCGCCGTGGGGGTGAGCGAGGTGTCCATCGTGCCTCTCCAGGTCCTTCGGCCGTCGGTGCGGCGGGGGTCAGGGCCGGTCAGGGCCGGTTCGGGACTGCGGGGTCGGAGCGTGGGGGGCCGGTGCCGGGTCAGGAGCGCTCACCCGCGCCGCGTACGACGGCGACCGGGCAGTGCGCGTGCTGGAGGAGCGCGTGGCTGACCGAGCCGAGGAGCAGCCCGGCGAAGCCGCCGTGGCCGCGGGCGCCGGTGACGAGGAGGCCGGCGTCCTTGCTGGCCTCGATGAGCAGTTCGCGGGCCGAGCCCTCGACGGCGGTACGTTCGACGCGTACGTCCGGATACGACTTCTCGGCGCCCGCCAGCGCCTCGGCGAGCACCCGGTCGCCCGCCGCGGCCGGCCCTTCCGCGGCGGCACCGGCCGGCTCGTCCCGCCGCGGCGAGAACCTGGTCCAGGCGCTCCCCACGTGCAGCGCGACGAGCCCGCTCCGCCGCCTGGCCGCCTCGGCGAAGGCGAACTCCACGGCGGCGGCCCCGGCCGGCGAGCCGTCGACCGCCAGCAGCACGGGACCGCGGGGTCCTGCGCCGCCGACGCGTACGACGAGCACGGGGCAGTGGCCGTACGCGGACAGATGAACCGCCGTCGAGCCCACGAGCAGCCGGGCGAACGCGCCGAGGCCGCGGCCGGCGACGACCGCCAACTGCGCGGTCTTCGTCTCCTTGACCATGACCTCCATGGCCTCGCCCGTCACGACGGCCCCGTGGACCCTGACGCGGGGCTCCGACGTGCGGGCGTGCGCCACGGCGTCGTCGACGACCTTCTGGGCCTCCTTGCGCAGCGCGGTGTCCCCCGGGAGCATCGCGGCGGCGCCGGGGTAGGCACCGAAGGCCGGCCAGAGGAACGCGTGCACGACCCGCAGGGGGCACCCGCGCAGCTTCGCCTCGCGCGCGGCGACCGCGACCGCGTCGAGGCCCGCCGCGGAGCCGTCCACGCCCACGACGACCGGCGCAGTCTCCATCCCGCCACTCTCCGTTCCCGCGCGCCCGCCACACGCCTCCCGCGGGCCGCACACCAGGGGTCCTGACCCGAGCCTGTGCCACCCGCGCCGGACACACCAGCGCTACGCCCGCAGTCGGGTGACCGCACCCCGGAGCAGCCTGGCGGCGGCGCGCCGGGCCGGGAGGAGAGGACCGCGGGAATCGGGGAGCCGCGCCACGGCTTCCCGTGTCCGCTTCGGTGCGGTCCCCGGTGATCCCTGACAACCGCTACGGGGCCGCGTTCATCAGGTCCAGGGCGCTCTGCTGGCGGGCCGCGTCGGTCTTGTCCAGCGGGCCGTACCAGCGCAGGCCGTACTGGTCGAGAGCGTTGCGGTCGGAGGTGTGGGCGCGGTCCGCCTGGCGTGTGAGGTAGGCCGTGTACGGGTGGTCGGGCAGGGCGGCGTTGAGCTTGCCCAGGCCGCGGACGTGGGCGCCCTTGAACGACGGGCCGTCCGCGCCGCAGTCGCCCGACTCGCAGGGGTCGCGCAGGATGCCGTCCGCGGTGTGCAGTGACGGCGCCGTGGTCGCGGCGTCGGCGAGCCGGCGGGCGGTGGTCAGGAGGGCGTCCTCGCCGGTGGCGCGGTGGAGTTCGG from Streptomyces sp. CMB-StM0423 includes the following:
- a CDS encoding universal stress protein, with the protein product METAPVVVGVDGSAAGLDAVAVAAREAKLRGCPLRVVHAFLWPAFGAYPGAAAMLPGDTALRKEAQKVVDDAVAHARTSEPRVRVHGAVVTGEAMEVMVKETKTAQLAVVAGRGLGAFARLLVGSTAVHLSAYGHCPVLVVRVGGAGPRGPVLLAVDGSPAGAAAVEFAFAEAARRRSGLVALHVGSAWTRFSPRRDEPAGAAAEGPAAAGDRVLAEALAGAEKSYPDVRVERTAVEGSARELLIEASKDAGLLVTGARGHGGFAGLLLGSVSHALLQHAHCPVAVVRGAGERS
- a CDS encoding SDR family NAD(P)-dependent oxidoreductase, with protein sequence MTITLITGANKGIGFETARQLVELGHDVYLGAPLLRKSADPAVVTVSSSAGSFWAVNNPGRPEYHLPTALYSASKAAATMLTVQYAKSEPGIGFNAIEPGFTATDLTAGFGGGRTAAESARTVVRLATLGGAGPTGTFQDETGELRW
- a CDS encoding ROK family transcriptional regulator; its protein translation is MLSAMHPSAGPLSRLRREHEELVLSLLRKHGPLSRGELGTRCGLSRTTLYDIVGDLIASGAVVAAVPLAEERRRGRPVEKLSLNPDAGQALGIDFARRAVHVAAVNVAHEIVGSASEQHAPDLPWEERVRLAERLVGTLTGGVLRLGALDAIGVGVVGPIGAPGDLTAGDRRLDVLSDLLRKSFGVPVLLDNNTRLAALAEATWGAAADDADVLYLRVSHGVGGGLVVGGSLHRGAFGLSGELGHVTAVPAGAPCECGGAGCLETVASVGAVLDAYRAAGGRADDLAAFTAALSAGDPAARAVLAVAGAHIGTVLAAVCNAIGPGVIVIGGELARAGEALTGPVEKALAAHIMPASRDRVVLRPATLGATGGALGAIALVLHESPLLSHYPADAGPQDDA
- a CDS encoding family 43 glycosylhydrolase, whose translation is MTHSASGSSIGRRSLLAGAGSVGAAAALAPVPASAATPPDAAPAGGGGDAAGNWPDPEPYGLADTRADLWPRDDNSFVLPLELRPRDEERGVVWMRDTYVNCFSVDGRPLYVATGTTRVPGLETASPWNDGIFVWTARSLHGPWKLADTTGIRPDAEKGKVWSPEFAGENRPGRTVVAPWQEYWHDDMFGKRANAWAPEVHYFDGRWYIVACMGDHSRLVGSFMLVSEGGVEGPYRLVEGNLDKPFGDPVRGGPAFIEPGAYHHIDGSLYSEGDDAWLVLHNDLYAKFRDDMEDIVPATSLPRFEQQRYSPEPYLEGAYVFKHRGKYFLLHAAWDRASLDAYGSTRHAYEPGGAGRVQYQYDAVVAVADRFEGPYSRRWTAGVGAGHNNFFADAGGRLWATFFRNPNFGYWADPARIADAAVPGVVRLEWTGGRDGRIYVQRRRGRTAAD
- a CDS encoding dihydrofolate reductase family protein, whose amino-acid sequence is MRTLISTAFVSLDGVMEAPGGEPGYRNSGWTFKETEFLPEAYALKGEEQEEAGALMMGRVSYEAFSPVWPGMEEFARYKVLPKYVVSTTLAADDLVTDWGDITILRSLDDIAALKETEGAPIIVHGSATLNHSLADAGLIDRYHLLVFPLLLGAGKRLYSDTSKDTQKLKLVSAEAYANGIQKNVFDVVR
- a CDS encoding magnesium and cobalt transport protein CorA, giving the protein MIKSLRHVVRRAPRRTVDLSHHARSPLGNAVVNCVSYLDGARLQQGNCPAAEALRQVRRRGHGFVWIGLHEPRQEEFAGFADLFGLHPLAVEDAVHAHQRPKVEQYDDTLFAVFKTVRYVEHAELTATSEVVDTGELMVFAGPDFVITIRHGPHGSLGPLREALEAAPEQLAQGPAAVLHAIADHVVDDYLAVTDAVQRDIDDVESAVFSEHARSGDAGRIYQLKRELLELRRAVAPLDRPLQRLATHPIPHIAPGIRAYFRDVADHLQRITDQITSYDALLDSILQAHLAQVTVAQNEDMRKITAWAAIIAIPTMVCGVYGMNFDYMPGLESVYGYPATLLVIAVACYVVHRGFRRNGWL
- the katG gene encoding catalase/peroxidase HPI, encoding MADKPEAHVTDTNPEGAAGCPVAHGRAPHPTQGGGNRQWWPERLNVKILAKNQPASNPLGEDFDYAEAFRSLDLAAVKRDIAEVLTTSQDWWPADFGNYGPLIIRMAWHSAGTYRIHDGRGGAGAGQQRFAPLNSWPDNGNLDKARRLLWPVKQKYGQNLSWADLLILSGNVALESMGFATFGFAGGRADVWEAEEDVYWGPETEWLGDSRYSGDRELENPLGAVQMGLIYVNPEGPNGNPDPIAAARDIRETFRRMAMNDEETVALIAGGHTFGKTHGNGPADAVGPAPEGAPVEAMGLGWISTHASGKGGDAITSGLEGIWTDTPTTWDNSFFEILFGYEWELFKSPAGANQWRPKDGAGADSVPDAHDPSKRHAPTMLTTDLSLRVDPSYEQISRRFRDNPAEFADAFARAWFKLTHRDMGPKVRYLGPEVPAENLIWQDPLPEVAHELVDAADVAALKAKVLESGLSVSELVSTAWASASTYRDSDKRGGANGARIRLQPQIGWDVNEPDRLARVLRTLEGVQEEFNAAQSGGKRISLADLIVLAGAAGVEKAAGDGGVEVQVPFAPGRADATEEQTDTESFAALEPAADGFRNYLGKDTRLPAEYLLLDRANLLGLTAPETTVLVGGLRVLGANHQQSAQGALTEAPGTLTNDFFVNLLDLDTTWTSANGDGQLFEGRDPATGEVKWTGTRADLVFGSNSELRAVAEVYASDDAKEKFVHDFVAAWHKVMMLDRFDLD
- a CDS encoding baeRF3 domain-containing protein, coding for MDTSLTPTALAELRERRPYPAVSLTLPTHRRAPRNAEDSVRLRNVIAEAERQLDRDPGVTRAARDEIRAQLNAAVEETDLSLALDGLVIFATVAEHHVYALPRAVPERVVLADSFLTRNLVAAYAAQRPYWVLSLAADRVTLWSGSGERVTEATADGFPMTRTVDNPDAEREERIGDTPSTFRDEEVRIFLRDADAALHTVLARDPRPLYATGADAALALLADTGTASATAVHIPHGGLAQGPPDAVARTVAPALETQARQHAAAAIAALDEARGRRAFAGGVDEVWSKVTDGRVHRLVVEENYRITVRAADDDHLVPAEDDDPQARHDIVDEIVEQALDTGADVTFVPDDALADHARIAAVLRY